A stretch of Crossiella cryophila DNA encodes these proteins:
- a CDS encoding aldose 1-epimerase family protein, whose product MTVNGEQFEITDGPVRAVINEVGAAPRILEIGGLPYLETYPDEHTPPMGCGAVLVPWPNRVGGGRWTYAGETQQLALTEPARGNASHGLVRYTSWQPESRSAAEITLGADVNVQPGWPVRLRTTVTYRVHAEGLTVTHTVANRGHREIPFGVGAHPYPRAGAAATDDCTLELAATTAVELDPERKIPTSAPAPIAGTDLDFRTARPLRGVELDTAFGGCLPAEDGLVHHLLRGQDGGVELWADPVFSWVQVYTPDGFPGRGRAVAIEPMTCPPDALNNGLDLITLEPGQTWSASWGIRAVG is encoded by the coding sequence GTGACGGTGAATGGCGAGCAGTTCGAGATCACCGACGGCCCGGTCCGGGCGGTGATCAACGAGGTGGGGGCGGCGCCGCGGATCCTGGAGATCGGCGGCCTGCCCTACCTGGAAACCTATCCCGATGAGCACACCCCGCCGATGGGCTGCGGCGCGGTCCTGGTGCCATGGCCCAACCGGGTGGGCGGCGGCCGCTGGACCTACGCGGGCGAGACCCAGCAGCTCGCGCTGACCGAACCGGCCCGCGGCAACGCCAGTCACGGCCTGGTGCGCTACACCTCCTGGCAGCCGGAGTCCCGTTCCGCCGCGGAGATCACCCTGGGCGCGGACGTCAACGTGCAGCCCGGCTGGCCGGTCCGGCTGCGCACCACGGTGACCTACCGGGTGCACGCCGAGGGCCTGACCGTCACGCACACCGTGGCCAACCGCGGTCACCGGGAGATCCCGTTCGGCGTGGGCGCGCACCCGTACCCGAGGGCGGGCGCGGCCGCCACCGACGACTGCACCCTGGAACTGGCCGCCACCACCGCGGTCGAACTCGACCCCGAACGCAAGATCCCTACCAGCGCACCGGCCCCGATCGCGGGGACCGACCTGGACTTCCGCACCGCCCGCCCACTGCGGGGCGTCGAGCTGGACACCGCCTTCGGCGGCTGCCTGCCGGCCGAGGACGGCCTGGTGCACCACCTGCTGCGTGGCCAGGACGGCGGCGTGGAGCTGTGGGCGGACCCGGTGTTCTCCTGGGTGCAGGTCTACACCCCCGACGGGTTCCCCGGCCGCGGCCGCGCGGTGGCCATCGAGCCGATGACCTGCCCGCCGGACGCGCTGAACAACGGCCTGGACCTGATCACCCTCGAACCGGGACAGACCTGGTCGGCGAGCTGGGGGATCAGAGCAGTCGGTTGA
- a CDS encoding cryptochrome/photolyase family protein, giving the protein MTAVLWFRRDLRLGDHAALLAAAGRSPAVLAVFVLDDALLRPSGPVRRSFLYRSLRALEEQLDGRLLVLRGDPAAEIPKIAAAVGAGSVHVSADTGPYGRARDERVAEALADKGIEFVQTGSPYAVTPGRVRKGDGTPFKVFTPFRRAWATHGWRAPADTDSSTVDWIAQAGGVPIPAEEDLGGIVLPEAGERAALAAWESFVDERVTRYAERRDRPDVDGTSRISPYLRWGQLHPRTLLAELAGREGEGAETYRSELAWREFYADVLWHRPDTARGNYDRRFDRIEHNTDEELFTAWRLGRTGFPIVDAGMRQLLAEGWMHNRVRMITASFLVKDLHQPWWRGARHFMRHLVDGDLASNQHGWQWTAGCGTDAAPYFRVFNPVTQGERFDPAGDYVRRYVPELRGVPGKRVHKPGEVPGYPAPIVDHAEEREVALARYAATRD; this is encoded by the coding sequence ATGACGGCTGTGCTCTGGTTCCGGCGGGACCTGCGACTCGGCGACCACGCCGCCCTGCTGGCCGCGGCGGGCCGCTCGCCTGCCGTGCTCGCGGTGTTCGTGCTCGACGACGCCCTGCTCCGCCCGTCAGGGCCGGTGCGCCGGAGTTTCCTCTACCGGAGCCTGCGCGCGCTGGAGGAGCAGCTCGACGGCCGCCTGCTGGTGCTGCGCGGCGATCCGGCGGCGGAGATCCCGAAGATCGCGGCGGCGGTCGGCGCGGGCAGCGTGCACGTGTCCGCCGACACCGGTCCGTACGGCAGGGCCAGGGACGAGCGGGTGGCGGAAGCCTTGGCGGACAAGGGGATCGAGTTCGTCCAGACCGGTTCGCCGTACGCGGTCACGCCCGGCAGGGTGCGCAAGGGCGACGGCACCCCGTTCAAGGTCTTCACCCCGTTCCGCCGCGCCTGGGCCACCCACGGCTGGCGGGCGCCCGCGGACACCGATTCGTCCACAGTGGACTGGATTGCGCAGGCGGGTGGCGTGCCGATTCCCGCGGAGGAGGACCTCGGTGGGATCGTGTTGCCCGAGGCGGGCGAACGGGCCGCGCTGGCCGCCTGGGAGTCCTTTGTGGACGAACGGGTGACCAGGTACGCGGAACGGCGGGACCGGCCCGATGTGGACGGCACCAGCCGGATCTCGCCCTACCTGCGCTGGGGGCAGCTGCACCCGCGCACGCTGCTCGCCGAACTGGCCGGGCGGGAGGGCGAGGGCGCGGAGACCTACCGCAGTGAGCTGGCCTGGCGGGAGTTCTACGCCGATGTGCTCTGGCACCGCCCGGACACCGCCCGCGGCAACTACGACCGCCGCTTCGACCGGATCGAGCACAACACCGACGAGGAGCTGTTCACCGCCTGGCGGCTGGGCCGGACCGGCTTCCCGATCGTGGACGCCGGCATGCGCCAGCTGCTGGCCGAGGGCTGGATGCACAACCGGGTCCGCATGATCACCGCCAGCTTCCTGGTCAAGGACCTGCACCAGCCGTGGTGGCGCGGGGCCAGGCACTTCATGCGGCACCTGGTGGACGGCGACCTGGCCTCCAACCAGCACGGCTGGCAGTGGACCGCGGGCTGCGGCACCGACGCGGCCCCGTACTTCCGGGTGTTCAACCCGGTCACCCAGGGCGAACGTTTCGACCCGGCAGGGGACTACGTGCGCCGGTACGTGCCCGAACTCCGTGGTGTGCCGGGGAAACGGGTGCACAAGCCGGGCGAGGTGCCCGGCTACCCGGCGCCGATCGTGGACCACGCCGAGGAACGCGAGGTCGCGCTGGCCCGGTACGCGGCCACCCGGGACTAG
- a CDS encoding APC family permease: MASEAKAQGAPDTNAGQPELKRAIGSKLLLFFVIGDILGTGVYALTGTVAGKVGGALWVPFLLAFVVAFLTAFSYLELVGKYPKAAGAALYTNRAFRMPFLTFMVAFAVMCSGITSASSAAVAFGGTYLKAFVETPGPWVAIGFLALLAFINFRGVGESVKANVALTIVELGGLLIVIGIGVYAVSNGMGEPSRLLEFNTADQSTLIAITSATSLAFFAMVGFEDSVNMAEECKDPVRIFPRSMLMGMGIAGSVYLLVAITSSLLVPAGDLAAAKSSALLKVVQIGAPAFPLALFAFIGMFAVANSALINMLMASRLVYGMANERIIPLPFGKVHQTRRTPWIAILFTSIIAVILVSTLDISILGGTTALLLLIVFTVVNIACLVLRKEKAAHKHFRAPTVVPILGAVTCAYLALPFSGRPWDDYKLAGILLGIGLLLWFVNWFFVRRTNGKIEFDAANLGKN, translated from the coding sequence ATGGCGAGCGAAGCGAAAGCCCAGGGGGCTCCCGACACGAACGCCGGTCAGCCCGAGCTGAAGCGGGCCATCGGGTCGAAGCTGCTGCTGTTCTTCGTGATCGGCGACATCCTCGGCACCGGTGTGTACGCGCTGACCGGGACGGTGGCAGGCAAGGTCGGCGGGGCGCTGTGGGTGCCCTTCCTGCTGGCCTTCGTGGTGGCCTTCCTGACCGCGTTCAGTTACCTGGAACTGGTCGGCAAGTACCCGAAGGCCGCGGGCGCCGCGCTGTACACCAACCGCGCGTTCCGGATGCCGTTCCTGACCTTCATGGTGGCCTTCGCGGTGATGTGCTCCGGCATCACCTCGGCCTCCTCGGCGGCGGTGGCCTTCGGCGGCACCTACCTCAAGGCGTTCGTGGAGACCCCGGGCCCGTGGGTGGCCATCGGGTTCCTCGCGCTGCTCGCCTTCATCAACTTCCGCGGCGTCGGCGAGTCGGTCAAGGCCAACGTGGCGCTGACCATCGTCGAGCTGGGCGGCCTGCTGATCGTGATCGGCATCGGCGTCTACGCGGTGTCCAACGGCATGGGCGAGCCGTCCCGGCTGCTCGAGTTCAACACCGCCGACCAGAGCACGCTGATCGCGATCACCTCGGCCACCTCGCTGGCCTTCTTCGCCATGGTCGGGTTCGAGGACTCGGTGAACATGGCCGAGGAGTGCAAGGACCCGGTGCGGATCTTCCCGCGCTCGATGCTGATGGGCATGGGCATCGCGGGCTCGGTCTACCTGCTGGTCGCGATCACCTCCTCGCTGCTGGTGCCGGCCGGTGACCTGGCCGCGGCCAAGAGCAGCGCACTGCTGAAGGTGGTCCAGATCGGCGCCCCGGCCTTCCCGCTGGCGCTGTTCGCCTTCATCGGCATGTTCGCGGTGGCCAACTCGGCGCTGATCAACATGCTGATGGCCAGCAGGCTCGTCTACGGCATGGCCAACGAGCGGATCATCCCGCTGCCCTTCGGCAAGGTGCACCAGACCCGGCGCACCCCGTGGATCGCGATCCTGTTCACCAGCATCATCGCGGTGATCCTGGTGTCCACCCTGGACATCAGCATCCTGGGCGGCACCACCGCGTTGCTGCTGCTGATCGTGTTCACCGTGGTCAACATCGCCTGCCTGGTGCTGCGCAAGGAGAAGGCGGCGCACAAGCACTTCAGGGCGCCCACCGTCGTGCCCATCCTGGGTGCGGTGACCTGCGCCTACCTGGCGCTGCCGTTCTCCGGGCGACCGTGGGACGACTACAAGCTGGCCGGCATCCTGCTCGGTATCGGCCTGTTGCTGTGGTTCGTCAACTGGTTCTTCGTCCGCCGGACCAACGGCAAGATCGAGTTCGACGCCGCCAACCTCGGCAAGAACTAG
- a CDS encoding class I SAM-dependent methyltransferase, with translation MAQIQVQLGDVQETLLATLYARAVETGKKRGLLRDETAARMVARIDYDFTRFGRSPMLLGSVLRTLILDEWVREFIDAHPGGTVIEIGAGLNTRFERLDNGRVHWVDLDLPDAMALRRRFFTECDRRKLLGASVLAEDWPDAVRELPGPYFFVAEGVLLYFPPAQVRLALAGLSRHFPGAGLAFDTAGRWLVDNQDAPVFEKTVAASFRWGCDDPAEIAGWGLGLAHRESRTLLQLPKRLARSLPPQTRATLGVVRAALRSRARGYQVSLFDLEPHVPEPTSPGDRIT, from the coding sequence ATGGCCCAAATCCAGGTGCAGCTGGGCGATGTCCAGGAAACCCTGCTCGCCACCCTGTACGCCCGCGCGGTCGAGACCGGCAAGAAACGGGGCCTGCTGCGCGATGAGACCGCGGCCCGGATGGTGGCCCGGATCGACTACGACTTCACCCGTTTCGGCCGCTCGCCGATGCTGCTCGGCTCGGTGCTGCGCACGCTGATCCTGGACGAGTGGGTGCGCGAGTTCATCGACGCGCACCCCGGCGGCACCGTGATCGAGATCGGCGCCGGGCTGAACACCCGGTTCGAGCGGCTGGACAACGGGCGGGTGCACTGGGTCGACCTGGACCTGCCGGACGCGATGGCGCTGCGCCGCCGGTTCTTCACCGAATGCGACCGGCGCAAGCTGCTCGGCGCCTCGGTGCTGGCTGAGGACTGGCCGGATGCCGTCCGCGAGCTGCCCGGACCGTACTTCTTCGTGGCCGAGGGCGTGCTGCTGTACTTCCCGCCGGCCCAGGTCCGGCTCGCGCTGGCCGGGCTGTCCCGGCACTTCCCCGGCGCGGGCCTGGCCTTCGACACCGCGGGACGCTGGCTGGTGGACAACCAGGACGCGCCGGTGTTCGAGAAGACCGTGGCCGCCAGCTTCCGCTGGGGCTGCGACGACCCGGCCGAGATCGCCGGCTGGGGCCTTGGCCTGGCCCACCGCGAGTCCCGCACCCTGCTCCAGCTGCCCAAACGGCTGGCCCGCTCGCTGCCGCCGCAGACCCGCGCCACCCTCGGCGTGGTGCGGGCCGCGCTGCGCAGCCGGGCCCGCGGCTACCAGGTGAGCCTGTTCGACCTGGAACCGCACGTGCCCGAACCGACCTCACCGGGTGACCGGATCACCTGA
- a CDS encoding amidohydrolase translates to MDIAITGGYVVPVEGEPIDGGTVLISGGRIVAVGTQDAVEVPEDAQVVDAAGTWVLPGFVEGHAHVGIHEEAEGWAGQDTNEMTDPNGARLRAIDAINPADTGFADALSGGVTTAVVKPGSGNPIGGQTVALKCWGRTVDEMVVVNPASVKSALGENPKRVYGDQKKLPSTRMGVAAVIRDTFVKAQDYKARREHAAAEHKPFDRDPTLEILVRVLDRELPWAQHSHRADDIATALRLAEEFGYRLIVHHGTEAHLIADLLVDRDIPVVIGPLFTARSKVELRQRSLRNPGLLAKAGVQIALTTDHPVVPIHFLVHQATLAVKEGLDARTALRSITVNPARMLGLQDRIGSLKPGADADVVLWSGDPLDVMSRALRVFVDGREVYTFDEHRGEGVVLSPYQRGASS, encoded by the coding sequence GTGGACATCGCGATCACCGGTGGATATGTGGTGCCCGTCGAGGGCGAGCCGATCGACGGCGGAACGGTGCTGATCAGCGGCGGCAGGATCGTCGCGGTCGGCACCCAGGACGCCGTGGAGGTGCCAGAGGACGCGCAGGTCGTGGACGCGGCAGGCACCTGGGTGCTGCCCGGGTTCGTCGAGGGCCACGCGCACGTCGGCATCCACGAGGAGGCCGAGGGCTGGGCCGGCCAGGACACCAACGAGATGACCGACCCCAACGGCGCCCGGCTGCGTGCGATCGACGCGATCAACCCGGCCGACACCGGTTTCGCCGACGCGCTCTCCGGCGGGGTCACCACCGCGGTGGTGAAACCCGGCTCCGGCAACCCGATCGGCGGCCAGACCGTGGCGCTCAAGTGCTGGGGCCGGACCGTGGACGAGATGGTCGTGGTCAACCCGGCCAGTGTGAAGAGCGCGCTGGGTGAGAACCCCAAGCGGGTCTACGGCGACCAGAAGAAGCTGCCCTCGACCAGGATGGGCGTGGCCGCGGTCATCCGCGACACCTTCGTCAAGGCCCAGGACTACAAGGCCAGGCGCGAGCACGCCGCCGCCGAGCACAAGCCGTTCGACCGGGACCCCACGCTGGAGATCCTGGTCAGGGTGCTCGACCGGGAACTGCCCTGGGCCCAGCACAGCCACCGCGCCGACGACATCGCCACCGCGCTGCGGCTGGCCGAGGAGTTCGGCTACCGGCTCATCGTCCACCACGGCACCGAGGCGCACCTGATCGCCGACCTGCTGGTCGACCGGGACATCCCGGTGGTCATCGGCCCGCTGTTCACCGCCAGGTCCAAGGTGGAGCTGCGCCAGCGCTCCCTGCGCAACCCCGGCCTGCTGGCCAAGGCGGGTGTGCAGATCGCGCTGACCACCGACCACCCGGTGGTGCCCATCCACTTCCTGGTGCACCAGGCCACCCTGGCGGTCAAGGAGGGCCTGGACGCGCGCACCGCGCTGCGCTCCATCACGGTCAACCCGGCCAGGATGCTCGGCCTGCAGGACCGGATCGGCTCGCTCAAGCCCGGCGCGGACGCCGACGTGGTGCTCTGGTCCGGCGACCCGCTGGACGTGATGAGCCGCGCGCTGCGGGTCTTCGTGGACGGCCGCGAGGTCTACACCTTCGACGAGCACCGCGGCGAGGGCGTCGTGCTCAGCCCCTACCAGCGAGGAGCCAGTTCGTGA
- a CDS encoding alpha/beta fold hydrolase has translation MTEHPRTRDGRLLHRIRRGAGEPVVVFESGIGANRGSWTLVEPLVRAATLVYDRAGLGRSDPDPGGRTVARMTADLLDLLAAEGIQRAVLVGHSLGGVVVRHLAHLRPDLVAGLVLVDQVQEELPHYHQDRHFRLVSLGYRAGALLARTGLLTALLAGRLHRDFPPEAAREITAEELSPGFLRTAATEVRALPGGLAELPPLSPPQVPTTVISAGRTGPVEKKLRPLLISAHRDFAAGLPHGRHVLAEESDHLVPVQQPGLVAAEINRLL, from the coding sequence ATGACCGAGCACCCGCGTACCCGCGATGGCCGTCTGCTGCACCGGATCCGCCGCGGTGCGGGCGAACCGGTGGTGGTCTTCGAGTCCGGCATCGGCGCCAACCGCGGCAGCTGGACCCTGGTGGAACCACTGGTGCGGGCGGCCACCCTGGTCTACGACCGGGCCGGACTGGGCCGCAGCGACCCCGATCCGGGCGGGCGCACGGTGGCCAGGATGACCGCCGATCTGCTCGATCTCCTTGCCGCCGAAGGGATCCAGCGCGCGGTGCTGGTCGGGCACAGCCTGGGCGGGGTGGTCGTCCGGCACCTCGCGCACCTGCGGCCGGACCTGGTCGCCGGACTGGTGCTGGTGGACCAGGTGCAGGAGGAACTGCCGCACTACCACCAGGATCGGCATTTCCGGCTGGTCAGCCTGGGCTACCGGGCCGGCGCGCTACTGGCCCGCACCGGCCTGCTGACGGCGTTGCTGGCCGGGCGGCTGCACCGGGATTTCCCGCCGGAGGCGGCCAGGGAGATCACCGCCGAGGAGCTGAGCCCCGGTTTCCTGCGCACCGCGGCCACCGAGGTGCGCGCGCTGCCCGGCGGCCTGGCCGAACTGCCACCGCTGAGTCCGCCGCAGGTGCCGACCACGGTGATCTCGGCAGGCCGCACGGGGCCGGTGGAGAAGAAGCTGCGGCCGCTGCTGATCAGCGCGCACCGGGACTTCGCCGCCGGACTCCCGCACGGCAGGCACGTCCTCGCCGAGGAGTCCGACCACCTGGTCCCGGTGCAGCAACCCGGGCTGGTGGCCGCGGAGATCAACCGACTGCTCTGA
- a CDS encoding alpha/beta fold hydrolase, producing MFNPGGPGHAGITQPGKISESRAAGIGREHDLIGFDPRGVQYSADVPCPHEPGDTAEPPPSLSDKEKAWFVFERAARVNRRCVGLDTEFVRNLTTENIARDVDRIRIALGERKIGFYGVSWGTALGASYRSQFDRQVDRMLLDSVMTPDLSLSTMDDGQVAAGERSVHDFAAWLAQRDREYHFGRTQAAVLAALKQLRDKHGEQAQQHLAGPRWDWPSAAKALAALRDGGGGAERSGWDTTPTGGNSFQQTAVLCNSSTSARDFETIYRLRQERIQKYPLLGSPGFWDGTCAGWELPVRPWEFRPGTSPLQLVGHRFEPVTPYEWTGLMRERIGGTVLTVEDDHHGSLSGLPCAREAVEFFRTGRASSGSCPGA from the coding sequence GTGTTCAACCCCGGTGGTCCGGGGCATGCCGGGATCACCCAGCCGGGGAAGATCAGCGAGAGCAGGGCGGCCGGGATCGGGCGGGAGCACGACCTGATCGGCTTCGACCCGCGCGGCGTGCAGTACAGCGCGGATGTGCCCTGCCCGCACGAACCCGGTGACACCGCCGAACCGCCGCCGTCCTTGTCCGACAAGGAGAAGGCCTGGTTCGTCTTCGAGCGTGCTGCCAGGGTGAACCGGCGGTGCGTCGGGCTGGACACCGAGTTCGTGCGCAACCTGACCACCGAGAACATCGCCAGGGACGTGGACCGGATCCGGATCGCGCTGGGCGAGCGGAAGATCGGCTTCTACGGGGTGTCCTGGGGCACCGCGCTGGGCGCTAGTTACCGCAGCCAGTTCGACCGGCAGGTGGACCGGATGCTGCTGGACTCGGTGATGACGCCGGACCTGAGTCTGTCCACAATGGACGACGGGCAGGTGGCGGCCGGTGAGCGGTCCGTGCACGACTTCGCCGCCTGGCTGGCCCAGCGCGACCGCGAGTACCACTTCGGCCGCACCCAGGCCGCGGTGCTGGCGGCGCTGAAGCAGTTGCGGGACAAGCACGGCGAGCAGGCGCAACAGCACCTGGCCGGGCCGCGCTGGGACTGGCCGAGCGCGGCCAAGGCACTGGCCGCGCTGCGCGACGGCGGTGGCGGCGCGGAGCGCTCCGGCTGGGACACCACGCCCACCGGCGGCAACTCCTTCCAGCAGACCGCGGTGCTGTGCAACTCCTCGACCAGCGCCCGCGACTTCGAGACGATCTACCGGCTGCGCCAGGAACGGATCCAGAAGTACCCGCTGCTGGGCTCCCCCGGCTTCTGGGACGGCACCTGCGCGGGCTGGGAGCTGCCGGTGCGGCCCTGGGAGTTCAGGCCGGGGACCAGTCCGCTGCAGCTGGTCGGGCACCGGTTCGAGCCGGTCACCCCGTACGAGTGGACCGGGCTGATGCGGGAGCGGATCGGCGGCACGGTGCTCACCGTCGAGGACGACCACCACGGTTCGCTGTCCGGACTGCCCTGCGCGCGCGAGGCGGTGGAGTTCTTCCGCACCGGCCGCGCTAGTTCGGGCTCCTGCCCCGGCGCCTAG
- a CDS encoding carbohydrate kinase family protein, with protein MIIVGGEALVDLVPDPSTMDGELGPLLPRLGGGPYNVAVALGRLDVPTGFVSRLSTDQFGDALLDRLVTAGVDVGGVQRGAEPTTLAVVGLAADGSARYSFHTEGTADRLVTDPGPLDSRATALALGTLSLVLEPGASVYEQMMRREAGRGLFVSLDPNIRSGLIPDAEAYRARFRSWLPHVTLLKLSVEDAAWLADGDPQAAVADWLTAGPAAVVLTSGGEGLTVRTAEGLTAHAAATAVDVVDTIGAGDTVHAATLGWLSQQGALSRQALLALTGQQWRQALEFAGRAAALTCSRAGAEPPYAAELQAR; from the coding sequence GTGATCATCGTCGGCGGCGAGGCACTGGTCGACCTGGTCCCCGACCCGTCCACAATGGACGGTGAGCTGGGGCCGCTGCTGCCGCGCCTTGGCGGCGGGCCGTACAACGTGGCGGTGGCGCTGGGCAGGCTGGACGTGCCGACCGGGTTCGTCTCCCGCCTGTCCACCGACCAGTTCGGCGACGCGCTGCTGGACCGGCTGGTCACCGCGGGCGTGGACGTCGGCGGCGTGCAGCGCGGCGCGGAGCCCACCACGCTGGCCGTGGTCGGCCTGGCCGCGGACGGCTCGGCCCGCTACTCCTTCCACACCGAGGGCACCGCGGACCGCCTGGTCACCGACCCCGGTCCGCTGGACTCCAGGGCCACCGCACTGGCCCTTGGCACCCTCTCGCTGGTGCTGGAGCCCGGCGCGAGCGTGTACGAGCAGATGATGCGGCGGGAGGCCGGGCGCGGCCTGTTCGTCTCGCTGGACCCCAACATCCGGTCCGGACTCATCCCGGACGCCGAGGCCTACCGGGCCCGGTTCCGGAGCTGGCTGCCGCACGTCACCCTGCTCAAGCTGTCCGTGGAGGACGCCGCCTGGCTGGCCGACGGCGACCCGCAGGCCGCGGTCGCGGACTGGCTCACCGCCGGACCGGCCGCGGTCGTGCTCACCAGCGGCGGCGAGGGCCTGACCGTGCGCACCGCCGAGGGCCTGACCGCGCACGCGGCGGCGACCGCGGTGGACGTGGTGGACACCATCGGCGCGGGCGACACCGTGCACGCGGCCACCCTGGGCTGGCTGTCCCAGCAGGGCGCGCTGTCCCGGCAGGCGCTGCTCGCGCTGACCGGGCAGCAGTGGCGGCAGGCGCTGGAATTCGCCGGGCGGGCCGCCGCGCTGACCTGTTCGCGGGCCGGGGCCGAGCCGCCGTATGCGGCCGAACTCCAGGCTCGCTAA
- a CDS encoding citrate synthase, with translation MPDATTAPDSTVKPANVALRYEGGEHPMPVVSATDGAPGFELGKLLSTTGMVTLDPGFVNTASCASEITYIDGDAGILRYRGYPIEQLAARSSFVEVSYLLIYGELPTQAQLDEFTGKISRHTLLHEDLKRFFDGFPRDAHPMPVLSSAVSALSTFYQDSLNPFDDEQVDITTIRLLAKLPTIAAYAYKKSVGQPFLYPDNSLGLVENFLRMTFGLPAEPYEVDPALARALDLLLILHADHEQNCSTATVRLVGSSEANLFASVSAGINALFGPLHGGANQAVLEMLNKIHADGGDVDSFVKKVKNKEDGVRLMGFGHRVYKNYDPRAAIIKKTADDVLGKLGVQDPLLDIALKLEEYALSDDYFVERKLYPNVDFYTGLIYKAMGFPTRMFTVLFALGRLPGWIAQWQEMIKDPARKIGRPRQVYIGAAERDYAPITAR, from the coding sequence ATGCCCGACGCGACGACCGCGCCAGATTCGACGGTGAAACCAGCCAACGTCGCGCTACGTTATGAGGGCGGGGAGCATCCGATGCCGGTGGTCTCGGCCACCGACGGAGCGCCCGGCTTCGAGCTTGGCAAGCTGCTCTCCACGACCGGGATGGTCACCCTCGACCCCGGTTTCGTGAACACCGCCTCCTGTGCCTCGGAGATCACCTACATCGACGGTGACGCGGGCATCCTGCGCTACCGCGGTTACCCGATCGAGCAGCTCGCAGCGCGCTCGAGCTTCGTCGAGGTCAGCTACCTGCTGATCTACGGCGAACTGCCCACCCAGGCGCAGCTCGACGAGTTCACCGGCAAGATCAGCAGGCACACCCTGCTGCACGAGGACCTGAAGCGGTTCTTCGACGGCTTCCCGCGTGACGCGCACCCGATGCCGGTGCTGTCCTCCGCGGTATCCGCGCTGTCCACCTTCTACCAGGACAGCCTGAACCCGTTCGACGACGAGCAGGTGGACATCACCACGATCCGGCTGCTGGCCAAGCTGCCGACCATCGCGGCGTACGCCTACAAGAAGTCGGTCGGCCAGCCCTTCCTCTACCCGGACAACTCCCTCGGCCTGGTGGAGAACTTCCTGCGGATGACCTTCGGGCTGCCCGCGGAGCCCTACGAGGTCGACCCGGCGCTGGCCCGCGCCCTCGACCTGCTGCTCATCCTGCACGCCGACCACGAGCAGAACTGCTCCACCGCGACCGTGCGGCTGGTGGGCTCCTCGGAGGCCAACCTGTTCGCCAGCGTCTCGGCGGGCATCAACGCGCTGTTCGGCCCGCTGCACGGCGGCGCCAACCAGGCCGTGCTGGAGATGCTGAACAAGATCCACGCGGACGGGGGTGACGTCGACTCGTTCGTGAAGAAGGTCAAGAACAAGGAGGACGGCGTCCGCCTGATGGGCTTCGGCCACCGGGTCTACAAGAACTACGACCCGCGCGCGGCGATCATCAAGAAGACCGCTGACGACGTGCTGGGCAAGCTGGGTGTGCAGGACCCGCTGCTGGACATCGCGCTCAAGCTGGAGGAGTACGCGCTCAGCGACGACTACTTCGTCGAGCGCAAGCTGTACCCGAACGTCGACTTCTACACCGGCCTGATCTACAAGGCCATGGGCTTCCCGACCCGCATGTTCACCGTGCTGTTCGCGCTGGGCAGGCTGCCAGGGTGGATCGCGCAGTGGCAGGAAATGATCAAGGACCCCGCTCGCAAGATCGGTCGTCCGCGCCAGGTCTACATCGGCGCCGCCGAACGCGACTACGCGCCGATCACCGCCCGCTGA